The nucleotide sequence gccaggctaacacacacactgtaacaagCTACTGTCTCGCCACCTTCCTCTGTagcctggaaaacacacacacacatagtttcacacacaaatgtctAAATGACCACATAATTAACATGAGcgtcatctatctatctaacaACCATGAATGCAAATAATGCCTGCCACATCAGGTGTAGCAAGGTGAAAGTTAGGTGGAGACTTTCTCGTTACATGATACTCTATTTagctgtgtttgcatgtgctgGTGTACTTAATTTTTACTATCCCAGACGCACGACGCTTAGATCCATACACAAGAATGTTTCTATACTATAGTTGTTCTGTGTGGACTGAAGGCACACTACGCTTTGCTGTTAATGAGATCAAATGCACCCCTGCACActtatatgtaaatatgttgcTGCATCTTAAAAGTCTGGATGCTTTTACACTCAAATTTCATGTATTTTCTGCGCCTCCAAAAAGCATGTTGATGCCAAGTGGAAGTCATCAGAACACTCCAGGAGCTCATGTTCTCCACTGGAAATCAGCCGGCTAGTTATGGTTAGCTTGTTTCTTTAGCATTAGTAGAATCGCCCCTTTATTTTTTGtgataaaaagaaatgcagcaaaaaaaacaaaaacattacctcagcagtagtaatagtagcCCTCCAGTGGCCCAGGTTTTCACACCACCAGTCAGTCCTGGTGATATGTTGCTGGAGCTCACCATGTTCTCTCTCCATGGCTCCTATCTCTTCCTTTAGTTTGCTCACTAtctgcaatcacacacacacacacacacacacacacaagagacagattttaacTAGCATGCAAATCATAGTtcaatgaagaaacaacattACGGTGAATAACAATGTAAGGTGGTTTTCAGTTCAAAGATGTTTTTAAACctcatcaaaaatgtgtcatgAGTGTTGTGGATATTCTTTCACATTACTCagattcaaaaacacaaagtacacaaaCGTACAAGAGCAGGTATATGGGCTTTTAAGCAAATCAGATGTGCTAAAATTGGCTCTTTATGAGAGGATCAAttctatttaattaattaaagtccTGCTTTTAAACGTTAGAAGTGAATTgtgtctggttctgctcgaggtttctgcctgttaaaagaaagtttttccttgccactgtcgccaagtgcttgctcatggtgggatttgttgggtctctgtaaataatattataaagagtacggtctagacctgctctataggaaaagtgcaatgagataacttctgttatgaattggcgctatataaataaaattgaattgaactgaactgaaaattgAATTCTGATTTGACCCCAGGgtgtgttttgtcacatttgcCTGTAATGTGTTACCTTTTTGTCTGGTTTGGGTGCATTCTGGATAGAGCCCAGGGCCTGTCGCTTGTACTCCAGTTTGTCGTAGAGTTGGCGGAGTTTCGTAGCAGCATAGCTGGCCTGCTCATTGATTCCTTTAGTGCCTTCATCACACACCTCCTCTCCTGCGTCTAGACCCTGACACtacagaatttaaaatatatatatttattcaaatgGATAGCAATAGCAGAGgtatacaaacatacaaatgaTCAATTTGAGTATCTTAACGGATGAccatttttaatcaacattgtGTATGTCTGACcccttcctccttttcctccgTGCTACATTGTGATTGGCTATGGTGCTCGTCTCGTCTGATCAGCCTATCGTAGAGGTCAGAAACCAGGAAGGAGGGGTAGTAACGCTCTCTCATCGTCTCAGCCACCTAGAGGGTGTATGAGAGCAACAGAAAatgctttattgtcattgtagAACACTTTGACAATGTGGAACATAAGCATACCATTGTTACTTGCACCTCTGAATAAGCAAAGCTCAAAgtcccttttctctgtttagtAGCAGTGTTCCCACCAGTTCTTTTGACATTTCTGGAGGAAGACATTTTCCACTATGGCTGCAGTTAGTTAGAGTTAGTTAGAAGCAAAGACAGCAGTTACCTGTTCCTGTAGTCTAACAAAGACTTGTGTTCCTCTGTTCCCCACCAGACTCTGTTGGATCTCCTTAAGGAGAAACTTTTCCACCGGAATCTCCCTGCTCTCCACAAAGAACTTCTGGTAGATTTCCCCTACGATTTGGGGCACCTcattctgtcacacacacacacacacacacacacacacacacacacacacacacacattaataaacaaattACCAGTTACTCATGTACTTTTTACACACATTAATGTGCTTCACTATACCACTGATGTCACAGTACAGAAATATCCAGTATCCAAGTGCAAATGACAACAGCTGACACAATGTGTATTCTGATGTAAAGGAACATCAGTACCAACATTGTGCAATGTTGTGTGATAACAACACCCAGGCTCAGCACTGGTACAGCACACTGCTTCAGGTAGTAGAAAAACACTCATTAGTATATCACTATTCCCCtaatactatatactataaGCAGGGTTGGGCTAAGCCCTCTGGAATGTGTGTACACGTCACCTTGTTGgcagttttcagtgtttccaccaGTTCCCAGAAGCTTATCAAAGCTCTCTTATCGACTCTCTCCATGTAAACTCTGAAATGCTCCCTGTAACCTGGATTACACATGATGTCATCAAACTGGAGAATCTGGAtgtgagggggagagagaaaatgacaaaacatcagCCATGCGGAGCATGCTTTAATCCAAGCACAAACCCTCAAGCAAAGTCATGCTAAAGCCATGCTCCTTACAAAGAATGTATCATTCAAAACTATCAGACATAATattctaaaaaaataataaaaataaataaaaatctgattttcaatGATTTGGCAACTTGACAGAAGTTTTGCAAGCTTCTTTTCAATCCAGGACCACACCAGCTGTCTCACAGTCCACATTATGAGTCTTACCTTCTGACTTTGAGGCTCATCGCTGTCGTCGGCCCCTCCTTCCTCATTGTTTTCATAGTTTGGTCCACCGAGTAAGCGGATCCGTTTCTCACATTGTTTCTTAGCAACAGTCAGTTGATTGATATATCGTTTCATATCTCTGGCCCTGAGCAGGTCTGCCttcatggctgcagactctttaCCTTTTCGCTCTtaagagagagggaaagcagTGGTTGAAAGAAAAGTGTGAGTCATTGGtcacacagtaatacacaagAGCACAATTACCTGGTGTGGAGCCACTGATAGGTACTTTCAGCAAAGTTTTGTAAACCTGATACCcataaaatgaatgtaaatctCAATGAGTAAGAAAGTAATACTGTAATAGAAAAACATAATCTGTGAACAAGAAAGGTGAACAAGGGTGAAGTCATGGATTAAATTATCTTGGCTCTATTAATATATCTATGTACAACAACTTATTTTCACTCTCaggtctttgtttgttttcagccacactagcagcatggctccaTGGATGGCAATGCCGGTACTTTGAAATGAGGGTAAACTCTGTGCCTAAAGGCCACCTCGCAAGTGACTGACACAGCTCAAAGGTCACGTCAGACCTGACCACCCAGTTCTATACAAGGGACCTTCAAAGTCGTTGCAGCAACAAAGTGGAGAATTGCACCACTGTTGTAGTCActataatgaatattttcctACATGGTGTATTAACAACAGATCAACTAGCTGTTTAGCTGCAGTGGATTTAAGGAGCCAATTTTTGGCTAACACCACAATGCTTAAATttccacattttctgttttgtgtaatCACTTTTTGGCCTTTCGGTCATATGGTGAGAACTGTAGTGTCTCTGTACCTTTCTGCTTCTTGAGCTGAGGCAAGCTGCTGATGGTGGTGGCATGAATAATCTCTACCACTATCTGATACCTacaaagagagatagagatgtTAAATTTCCATCAGTTGTTGGAATCAATCAATAAAATCCAAATGGGCTGTCTTAGGATGAATAAACAGAATACTACTTAAGTAAACAagatataaatacagtatgttgtgacACAATGGTAAAATTGTATGTGTACAGTAATTCTAAAGCAAGCACAACATATAGTAGAGTATGTAAACATGGAGGTAACTGAGTCTGAAGTTCTGATGTTTACAGAACTGATAAAATATATCAGGAACAAGTCAGTGTTGAGCCATTATTTCTCAAAATCACAAGACAATACAGCAGTATCATATCTACCCTGCATTTAGATTTATTGCCGCAGAGACACTGTCTGTTCCCATGGTAACCCCACAGTAGCAAATAGACAGGTGGTTAACACTGTCTggttaacatttttttctgtatatcCACACAGTATGGTTCATTGTAAATACAGGATAGTCTCCGTTTAATAAGGCAGTGCAGGGTGAGGTGCAGgtgtacatgtctgtgtgtgctgttaGTGTCTCGCCTGAGTTGTTTGAGGAAATTGACATCAGCAGAAGTTGATATGAGTTTAATGAAGTCTTCATAGGAGGCAGCGTAGGTGTAGGCTTTCTTCTGCTGCTCAGCCTGCTGCTCCCTCTGCTCCAGCTGAGACAACAGCATCCTGTTTATGGAGTCTGGATCGCTCAGCACTTCTACCAAAGGCTTCAACActgcagcacacagacacataccaCCACAAAGATATAAAGCTACGTATAAATGGAGAAATCGACGGAATACTGGTAATTAAGTCTTCTAGAGACAGAATAGCAGCTATCGTCagttattagttccacctgaGCGCCCCCTGCTCTGACGAGTCAcagtgtctgctgtgaaaaaaaggtCTATTACTGACTTAGATGACACAATACTACTACACAGGaggacaggacacacacacacacacgcagcgacaaaaaaaaaaaaaaaacagatgcacGGACAACATTAGTGGTTTTCTGACAAgactattaaaaatataaagtagaaaacatattttgtctAATTTCTTAAATACATATTCTTATCTTGAAGACAGAGATGTTGCATTTGTAGCAAATGAgcaataaaatagttttattaaatTAGCCTCAGTTGTTACAACagacattttacctttatcacaaaataactgAAGACACTGTAAGCGTCATGATGTTATCTATGTCCACTTTTCCATCCATCATTGTCAACAGTTAAATGGTAACAATAGACCTTTTTCCACAGCAAACGTTATCGCTTGTCCTAGCAGGTGcagctaataacattaacaatggctccattCCATTTGAGTGACCATAAAAGCCATGCCAGAAGGCAAGCATGCAAAATACCAGGGCCTTGTAACTGgaacacctaaatggaatgcagccgtcatgttattattttatcttatggctttttcttaaaaaatagaatttgttgtaattgtttaaattatttttgtattttatattttgtatttttttttacttgtattattgtttttactgtaaatatttataaataaaattattattagtagtagtagtattgttaattacacctgtgcttctcctgctgctatcAAAATGTCTACCGTGAAAAAGGTTTAATAACTTGTAATTTGGGATGTCCTGAGcaaattttgatttgtttcaAATCAACTTCAgtccatttctttattttcccaCCATAGTATTCCCTTAAGTTGTGAGGACTATAGTGGGGCAAGAACAACGGATGTCTGTCTTTAGAGTTTGTGTTCACCAGGTGACCCCAAATACAGGTACAATATAGTGTCTAATACAGtacttgtacacacacacacaaacacacacacacacacactcgcagtACCTTTAGTAGTAATGACTTCTGTGAGGCAGCAGCGTAGTGTATGTGACTTGGCATCCTTTTGTGGCAGCAGACATAGCAGCAGTATTCTGGCTACACAGCGGAGGAAGGCCAGCTCTGAGTCTGGACTGACCAAACAGGGATGGAGAGGAAAGGGCCGAGCACACTCCTCCGGTCTGGATACACACATGAAAGAGACACGGATTAAGACTGAGATataaacagaaagagacagggtGAATTTGAAATGTTATTCTGGCAGAGCTAGATGTCAGATGATATTATACGAGATGCAACTTCATTGACATAGCTAACACTGCCATTGTTTTTCATCCTTCAGCTGTGTCGCATCTCACCATCTCTGCTTCTAAAACTTGACTGAACAAGACAGACACGCTCTGCTACTTTGTTCTTAAGCTCCCTGCGAGGGAGGCCAGACATCGCAGTGGTGTGATCAAATCATAAGTCTCGCCTGACTTGCCAGGATAATGGAACCAGATGATGTGTGAATCATTACTCTGTCTGTAAGTGCACCCGGCAGATGCTGCCTGGAGATGAAGGAAGTGAGTGTGGAggattttaatgttatttacgCTGTACTGAATTGCCATAATTTCAGCCCCtctgcacacatacatttatggTGCTGGGTATGGACACTGGTGGGAAGGGAAATCTGTCCAGTTACAAATGAAAGCtgaaacatattttctgttaaACAACATTGAGTCAGAAGGCTGTGCAATGGAAGCTGTATGGACACATTATTTTACTTAAATGATTTGTGGGGACACCTAAGCATTAACTGAGCTAATGCAACTTTAACTATTtacaattatattatatttgtgtgtgtgtgtgtttgtgtgtgtgtgtgtgtgtgtgtgtgtgtgagagagagagactgtgtacCTTGCAGATGCAGCCTTGAGgtcagtgaagtgtgtgtgtaggattcGGATGGTGTCATAACACACCACGTTGACAAGGTCAATGTCAGCAAGCCTGAATCTCAATTGCCCAATCATCTGCCACCAGTCCTCTGACAGCATGGAGTACAACTGACCCTCATCACGACTCAGAGGGATGTACCAGGATAGGATGTAGTCTCTGTAGGCATAGTCAAACACTggggaaacacagagagagagagagagagagagagagagagagagagagagagaacaatggaATAGAATTTTTCCCAGAAGATAAATACTAAAGAGACAGACGGACGCAGAAAATGACCATCGTTTTGTGCACCAACACGTGTTGCTGATCAGTGCCAGTCCTCTGTTACCAAATGGCTGCTGAGATTTCAAGCTTTCTAAACAAGAAGAGTTGTCCCAGCTCTGTTTTCATTGTGAATGCTCTTATATCCCAGGCCACCTGAACTACCCACTGTGAGCATTGTACTAGGTTTCATTCCCCCAAAACACTGGTGCGGCATTTGAAAGGTGGAGGAAGCATCATCCAGCCATGTATTTTCTATACGCACTTATCCTGTGCAGGGTCACTGGGGCTGGAGCCTATCCCCGGCCCTGAACAGTCCACCAGAGGGCTGACACATAAAGACACACGGACAGACAACctctcacactcacattcaGACGAGGTGACTGCAGGCAACTCCGAGTCATCAATTCACCTGACCTGAATTTCATCAGACTGTTGGAAGAAACCGGAGCCGCCGGAGAAAACCCACGCAAATACATGCACAACTCATGCagaaaacatgcaaactccacaccgAAAGGACACAACTGGATGGTGGATTCAGACCTAAGAGGCAACACTGTGAAGTTTGTGTTTACACAGAATTAAACACCTACTGTAGATtagtggtttccaacctgggGGTCGGAATCCCTTCAAAAGGTCACAAGTTGATTTACCAGtgtataaaataagaaaaatgtactaCACAAAAATTCTCTCTAATCTCTCTAAACCCTTTTCTTGCAAAATACTGCAGTTTCATCTCTTTAAGCCTctgaaaattattaaaatttaaCAGTCTGCGAATGGAAAAGTCACTATTTGAATGAATTCctcacaacacacagacatgcaatgTGTTTATGAGGGCTCAATAGTACACCGCTTCGTATTAAGGGGtcacatgcaaaaacatgttgggaaccactgctgtagatGAACCTTTAAGTGTAAGACCACAGTTTGTACTCAGTGGTCACTGTAAAATTTGGCTCGGTTGTGTAGACAAACCTAACATTGTTATAATATACAGCATGAGGTTTTATCTCATGAGTAACCTATCAGTGGTAAGCTTGAAACATACTGTTGGAGTTTTCCACGGCTGCAAGTAGATGTTACTTATAAAGACATATCTTACTGATAGCAGCTTTAACAAATTTACTGCACAAGAAGTAAAATCACTGCAGTAGAGTATCATAAGTAACTGTTAAAGGGACCAGCACTATTTATGCATTAAAGGGGAAATTCAACTGTGAAATTTACATTAGCGCTGTAATAGCTGCATATTAACGTACATACTTATCgtcaaccggtaatccactctgtactttacacttactttaattttatacttatacccacttggtacttaatttatctgacctgtattatagtgtattatatttttttgcttagtacttctatccccgtgtgcactgacgtgatagtgagcagctgtaacaaaagagtttaaagtatttctgattctgtttctgatATTGATATGTTACTAAATCACAATCGCTTTGAAGGAAAGAGTATGGCACTTTGCCCTCTTTGAATCGTAATTAACATAAAACTCCATAAAAGATGTGAATCAAATCAATCTTCTGTATACATTGTcactatgtacagtatgtcgCCAATATACCATGTGGCAGACGTGCCTTCAGCTTTGGCACGTTCTCCATTTGTCTGCACAGGTTTTATCCTTCCCATAGCCTAAAGACAGGCAGGTTAGGTGAATTGGTGACTCTATTGCCTGTAGTTAGTCCTGTGATAGACTGAAGACCTGTCAAATGTGTGCAGCCTCCAGCCACCGTGACTGTACAAATTTTACATTAGTACATCATTTCCATTTCTCAATtatcaattttattattttactgaaatatcACCTATcaaattatattaatatcaagcaccattttcttttactttggaaaacaattttaaaaatattaacttGGAAAACACTGGTAAACAAGGAAAAAAGTGTGAGTGACACGGGAGCATGTGCAAATACACGCCCTTGGTGTAAATCCTGGAACCATCTGTTACTTGGCAGCCAGACATACAGTTCCACTGACTTTGtctttatatgtatgtgtgtgtgtgtgtgtgtgtgtgtgtgtgtgtgtgtacttgtacttgctacatagtgaggactgaaacacattttttacctacagagagaggacatttttggaaagtgaagacattttggccggtcctcacaacttcaaagggctgtttgaaggttaagacttggttttaagggttaggttagaactaggtttaggtttaggtttaggttagggtgagggttaGGTATTTAGTTATGatgattaaggttagggtaaggggctagggaatgcattatttcaaagacggtcctcacaaagatagaagtacaaagatgtgtgtgtgtttgaacgtGACATTATGATTAGGACGTTCGACTGTTGTAATCCACTATCAGTGGGAGGGATCACTGACAGGCCATGGTGAGCTCCATCAGTCAGCAGTTTTCTCAAAAACAGAACTTACAAGTTTTTCCAGTAGTGTCAGACACATTTCAAGAAGGGACTCCCAATGATGCAAATCAGTCAGCCAAGACACTCGCTGAAATGGAGACTGATTTTTGAGGGATGTGTAAACTCCATTTTGAATTTGTGAGTGTGGAAGTGAGGAAAACATTCTTCTCAAAATTGGGTACTCTATAGTGAGGAGTAAGTTGTGAGTTTGGACACCTAATTATCATCATTTTGCATTAACACTGTCAAAGTGTAGTAGTGTTGCGTAACTGTAACTTACACATTTGTTAACTTAAAAGGCAAGCATTGCACTGTGGGGGTTTTCCAAAAGTAGTGGGGGTGTGCCATTTTATATTGTATGTGATAAGACAGgtataatttgtttgttttttggggcGGGGGGGGGGGCGGCTTTTTTACCTTTATTAGACAGGAACAgttgaagagagacaggaaaagggGCAACAAAGGGCCCGGGCCGGAACCGAACCCTTGCAGTATCATGATATTATTCTAAAGGCAAAATCCATTGAGGGAATTTTTAAGGGCATCatattaatatatacattttagatttagagttcagacactcaaataaaatggcagaagGGAACTACAGTGTACTAGATAGCATATAGGAAGTGGATTCAGACACAGCTTTGATGATGAATGCAAACCTAAATGCAAATGAAGGTGAAAATGCATCTTTTTGTCCTATACATTTGATCGTTATAGTGTGAGCAGTAAACGTCTGTCACATGAAGTTAAGAGCCCTGACTTGCGGGTGTTAGGGGCTTGCTGTGAAGaacaaatagcaaaaaaaacaaaacactttgcaGTAACGGTAATACTGCTGGCTGATGTGGACTATAGATCCTCAGTGGAAGAGGTGTAGATGTTTTTCTATTGTTCTGACATTTCAGCTAACTATTACACAATGATCTGAAACCTGCAGTGGACATAAGATGGTCATAAAACACCTTAGAAAATCTCTTAGGCAAAGGTGATCCATTACCTTCCTTCAGAGCTTTGTCCACATTGTGCGACACCACCACCCTCTTGCTCTGGCTTGACTCCTGGACTGGCACCAAAAAACGGGCCTGAAAAACAACAAGCGTATTAGATCACTTCTCTTCACATCAAAGATGGGGACGACAGcataaaatcaggaaatatTGGGCAAGAACAGGAAGCGAAGGAAAAGAAGATTGAGAGCTGTGTGACTAACAAGCCTAAAATTCGGACAAACAAGGCAGCCCAAATTTGTCATCGCTCGTACAGCATGTCGACCAGACAAACGCTTGTGACAATATTTCTCCACTGTCAACATCAATAAGTCATCAGtgcacagcagcaaacaaacCCTGCTGAAAGGCAGCCGCTGGGCTGTGGCAGCCTGTTAAAGCAAACCACCGGCCGGTTGCAAGGATACAATCACTTTCCTTGAAGAATAAAATCaccctatgtgtgtgtgtgtgtgtgtgtgtgtgtgtgtgtgcgtgtgtgtgtttaagtgtgtctAAATCCAGCAGCATGACTCCGCCTCATCTATTATAGAACAACACAGTGAGGATCTGGGGGCAg is from Siniperca chuatsi isolate FFG_IHB_CAS linkage group LG8, ASM2008510v1, whole genome shotgun sequence and encodes:
- the snx25 gene encoding sorting nexin-25, with amino-acid sequence MPTPSTTTTPLAGGSSSTGGEEGPMSAPSTASIGSSFRFVPAFCLGVVAAVVFQLAWGGLTLTSFFLKLFIYVSFALLCFLAGSFVLLVMKSPLKVSCFHRNRRQSAVRLEFFNKLMARFLVPVQESSQSKRVVVSHNVDKALKEVFDYAYRDYILSWYIPLSRDEGQLYSMLSEDWWQMIGQLRFRLADIDLVNVVCYDTIRILHTHFTDLKAASARPEECARPFPLHPCLVSPDSELAFLRCVARILLLCLLPQKDAKSHTLRCCLTEVITTKVLKPLVEVLSDPDSINRMLLSQLEQREQQAEQQKKAYTYAASYEDFIKLISTSADVNFLKQLRYQIVVEIIHATTISSLPQLKKQKERKGKESAAMKADLLRARDMKRYINQLTVAKKQCEKRIRLLGGPNYENNEEGGADDSDEPQSQKILQFDDIMCNPGYREHFRVYMERVDKRALISFWELVETLKTANKNEVPQIVGEIYQKFFVESREIPVEKFLLKEIQQSLVGNRGTQVFVRLQEQVAETMRERYYPSFLVSDLYDRLIRRDEHHSQSQCSTEEKEEGCQGLDAGEEVCDEGTKGINEQASYAATKLRQLYDKLEYKRQALGSIQNAPKPDKKIVSKLKEEIGAMEREHGELQQHITRTDWWCENLGHWRATITTAEATEEGGETVACYSVCVSLAEGEETAISRWSVQRKLTEFQMLHRKLTECFPSLKKLQLPSLSKLPFKSIDQKFLDKSKTQLNAFLQRLLTDERLCQSEALYAFLSPSPEHLKVMSVQKKSSFSLASFLERLPGDFFSHTEEEADDDSDLSDYGDEADGRRDALAEPCFMLIGEIFELRGMFKWVRKTLIALVQVTFGRTINKQIRDTVNWIFCEQMLVCYISVFRDTFWPNGKLAPHVKVRTDTERSETKERAQQKLLDNIPDALANLVGQQNARYGIIKIFNALQEASANKHLLYVLMEMLLKEVCPELSAEVDNI